From Pseudomonas sp. LS1212, the proteins below share one genomic window:
- a CDS encoding type 4a pilus biogenesis protein PilO yields the protein MSLPQWFSRLRRIDINDLDMNNMGSWPAAIKTLVGIMLMALVLVAGYSFHLKELRALLERKQADEVALKVQLASKALQAGNLEAYSGQLTAMEASFDAMLAQLPSDTEVPGLLEDITRTGLGNGLVFEEIQLQPEVARPFYIELPIQITVTGNYHDLAAFASGVARLPRIVTLHDFRIKPVDPASPAPLRMNIVARTYRYSDQGARQ from the coding sequence ATGAGCCTGCCGCAGTGGTTCTCCAGGCTTCGCCGGATCGACATCAACGATCTGGACATGAACAACATGGGTTCCTGGCCCGCCGCCATCAAAACGCTGGTGGGGATCATGCTCATGGCCCTGGTGCTGGTAGCGGGATACAGCTTCCACCTCAAGGAACTCAGAGCGCTGCTTGAGCGCAAGCAGGCCGACGAAGTCGCGTTGAAAGTGCAATTGGCCAGCAAAGCCTTGCAGGCGGGCAACCTCGAGGCCTATAGCGGGCAGTTGACGGCGATGGAAGCGTCCTTCGACGCCATGCTCGCGCAGTTGCCCAGCGATACCGAAGTACCCGGGCTGCTGGAGGACATCACCAGGACAGGCCTGGGCAACGGCCTGGTGTTCGAAGAGATCCAGTTGCAGCCCGAGGTGGCCCGGCCTTTTTACATCGAGCTGCCGATCCAGATCACGGTGACCGGCAACTACCATGACCTGGCAGCCTTCGCCAGCGGCGTGGCGCGCCTGCCGCGAATCGTTACCTTGCATGACTTCCGGATCAAGCCCGTCGACCCGGCCAGCCCGGCTCCTCTGCGCATGAATATCGTGGCCAGGACCTACCGCTATAGCGATCAGGGGGCGCGGCAATGA
- a CDS encoding pilus assembly protein PilP, with amino-acid sequence MRAVYRVVLMALALLLGGCGSADDVADLKAYADEVRARPKGAVEPLPRFLHYHAFTYDAGALRSPFEPQATVDPANRRKGSRENMLDPNRLKQFLEGFNLDQLEMVGTLSNRTGTFALIRGAGSVHRVKVGDYLGRNDGRIVAISDSQVDIVEIVSEGMGAWLERPRTISLKERS; translated from the coding sequence ATGAGGGCCGTCTATAGGGTGGTGCTGATGGCCCTGGCCCTGCTCCTGGGTGGCTGTGGCAGCGCCGATGACGTTGCCGACCTGAAGGCCTATGCCGATGAGGTGCGAGCCAGGCCAAAAGGCGCTGTCGAGCCTCTTCCACGTTTCCTCCATTACCATGCTTTCACGTATGACGCCGGGGCGTTGCGCAGCCCCTTTGAGCCGCAAGCGACAGTCGACCCGGCCAACCGTCGAAAAGGTTCGCGTGAAAACATGCTGGACCCGAACCGGCTCAAACAGTTTCTCGAAGGCTTCAACCTCGACCAGTTGGAGATGGTGGGCACGCTGTCCAACCGCACGGGCACCTTTGCCCTGATACGGGGAGCAGGCAGCGTCCATCGGGTGAAGGTCGGTGATTACCTGGGGCGTAACGACGGGCGGATTGTCGCAATCAGCGATTCGCAGGTCGATATCGTTGAAATCGTTTCGGAAGGAATGGGGGCCTGGCTTGAGCGGCCGCGAACCATTTCCCTCAAGGAGCGTTCTTAA